One genomic segment of Bradyrhizobium diazoefficiens includes these proteins:
- a CDS encoding phosphoribulokinase, translated as MSRKHPIISITGSSGAGTTSVKKTFEQIFFREKVNAVYIEGDAFHRYDRAEMRAQMATEAERGNKHFSHFSPETNLFEELERAFRDYGETGTATTRHYVHDAEESALHGAAPGTFTEWERLPENSDLLFYEGLHGAVVTDKVNVARYADLKIGVVPVINLEWIQKLHRDRSARGYSTEAVTDTILRRMPDYIHFICPQFSETDINFQRVPTVDTSNPFIARWIPTPDESMVVIRFKNPRGIDFPYLLSMLPQSWMSRANSIVCPGAKLDLAMQLILTPLIMQLIERKRSLK; from the coding sequence ATGTCCAGGAAGCATCCGATCATCTCCATCACCGGCTCCTCCGGCGCCGGCACCACTTCGGTCAAGAAGACATTCGAGCAGATATTCTTTCGCGAGAAGGTCAACGCCGTCTACATCGAAGGCGATGCCTTCCATCGCTACGACCGCGCCGAAATGCGCGCGCAGATGGCCACCGAGGCCGAGCGCGGCAATAAGCATTTCAGCCATTTCAGCCCCGAGACCAATCTGTTCGAGGAGCTGGAGCGAGCCTTTCGCGACTATGGCGAGACCGGCACGGCGACCACGCGGCATTACGTGCACGACGCAGAAGAGTCCGCGCTGCACGGCGCCGCGCCCGGCACTTTCACAGAATGGGAGCGGCTGCCGGAGAATTCGGACCTGCTGTTCTATGAAGGCCTGCACGGCGCCGTCGTGACCGACAAGGTGAATGTCGCGCGCTATGCCGACCTCAAGATCGGCGTCGTGCCCGTCATCAATCTCGAATGGATCCAGAAGCTGCATCGCGACCGCAGCGCGCGCGGATATTCGACCGAGGCCGTTACCGACACCATCCTGCGGCGAATGCCGGACTACATCCACTTTATCTGCCCGCAATTCAGCGAGACCGACATCAACTTCCAGCGCGTGCCGACGGTGGACACGTCCAATCCATTCATCGCGCGCTGGATCCCGACGCCGGACGAATCAATGGTTGTGATCCGTTTCAAGAACCCGCGTGGCATCGACTTCCCCTATCTGCTCTCGATGTTGCCGCAAAGCTGGATGTCGCGCGCGAATTCGATCGTGTGTCCGGGCGCGAAGCTCGATCTCGCGATGCAGCTCATCCTGACACCGCTGATCATGCAATTGATCGAGCGCAAGCGCAGCTTGAAGTGA
- a CDS encoding class 1 fructose-bisphosphatase yields MTGQLRLDDHLQRYSETAPHALAVAAAVDAIAVAAIEIADLIATGDLADASGLTTGRNSDGDVQRDLDIQADAILRRCLGRLPIAALASEEMREPQIGDRAGRICVAIDPLDGSSNIDVNMTVGTIFSILPAPDDLALAFHQRGSAQLAAGFVTYGPQTSLVLTLGDGVDIFTLDRKAGCFRLARSGVQISEACEEFAINASNRRHWDPPVRAFIDECLAGVDGPANHDFNMRWIGSLVAEAYRILTRGGVFLYPADARPSYGDGRLRLTYEAHPMAMIIEQAGGSASTGRERILDLAAQSLHQRVPLVMGSSNEVLRVAELHCDPLLVASVSAPLFARRGFFRL; encoded by the coding sequence ATGACCGGGCAACTCAGGCTGGACGACCACCTTCAACGCTATTCCGAGACGGCGCCGCATGCGCTCGCCGTGGCGGCCGCAGTCGACGCCATCGCGGTCGCGGCGATCGAGATCGCCGACCTGATCGCGACCGGCGATCTCGCCGACGCCTCCGGCCTGACCACCGGCCGCAACAGCGACGGCGATGTTCAGCGCGATCTCGACATCCAGGCGGATGCGATCCTGCGCCGCTGCCTCGGCAGGCTGCCGATCGCAGCGCTCGCCTCCGAGGAGATGCGCGAGCCCCAGATCGGCGATCGCGCAGGCCGCATCTGTGTCGCGATCGATCCGCTCGACGGCTCCTCCAACATCGACGTCAACATGACGGTCGGCACGATCTTCTCGATCCTGCCCGCCCCTGACGATCTCGCGCTCGCGTTCCATCAGCGCGGCTCGGCACAGCTCGCGGCCGGGTTCGTCACCTACGGCCCGCAGACCTCGCTGGTGCTGACGCTCGGCGACGGCGTCGACATCTTCACGCTCGATCGCAAGGCCGGCTGCTTCCGCCTCGCACGCAGCGGCGTGCAGATCTCCGAAGCTTGCGAAGAGTTCGCGATCAACGCGTCCAATCGCCGCCATTGGGATCCGCCGGTGCGCGCCTTCATCGACGAATGCCTCGCCGGTGTCGACGGACCCGCCAATCACGATTTCAACATGCGCTGGATCGGCTCGCTGGTCGCGGAAGCCTATCGCATCCTCACCCGCGGCGGCGTGTTCCTCTATCCGGCCGATGCGCGGCCGAGCTATGGCGACGGCCGCCTGCGCCTGACCTATGAGGCGCATCCGATGGCCATGATCATCGAGCAGGCCGGCGGCTCGGCCTCGACCGGACGCGAGCGTATCCTCGATCTCGCGGCGCAAAGCCTGCACCAGCGCGTACCGCTGGTCATGGGCTCGAGCAACGAGGTGCTGCGCGTCGCCGAACTGCACTGCGATCCGTTGCTGGTCGCCAGCGTCTCCGCGCCGCTGTTCGCGCGGCGCGGCTTCTTCCGGCTGTGA